GAGTGAAAACAACGATGTCGTTTTCCAGCCCCCTGGTGAAAACAGAGTTCACATATCCTGATGCATTTGATGAACTGTATCTTGCCAGACAACCTGAGACGTTCTGTGCTGAAGCGTTCGTCAGGGAAATGATGCCGAGTCTTCCCCCGGTTTCTTCCTTCACCGAAAGCAGAAACTTCGTCTTGGAAGGGTACGGGATTCTGATCAGAATTTTTTCCTCTTTTGCTTTTCTCAGAAGAGAACTCACTTCTTTGCTCTTCACGCGAAAGACCGGTTTCACATCCAGAGAAACAAGGTAATAAGACAGGCTGTCTCCCATGGGTCTCAGGTTGACGACGACGCTACCCCTTGTTGGAGCAACAGGAAGGGCGGAAAACGAGTTCGACAGATTCTTGAAGTTGTACCCGATCACTTCCAGTTTCCTTTCTCCATCCTTCAGGTGGAGAAAGACGTTGCTGTTGTCTTCTCCGAAGAAGTGTATCTTCTCTATGAGCAGGTCGCTGAACAGGAGTACAGGCTCGGGGTTTCCCTGACCAAACGGCATGAGAAGCTGAATGTCCTCGATGAACCTTTCATCGATGTCGTTGAGGCTCACTTCGGCATCCACCAGCACTTTCTCGTCTTTCATCTCAAGGGCGATATTCTTTATGTACTCTTTGAAAGATTCCAGATGCTCTTTTCGGAGGGAGAATCCCGCAGCAGAGGAATGTCCTCCTATTTCATCGAATATCTCCAGAACGTCACCGGAGAAGGCGTTCATTATGTCGTAGCCGTTGTAACTTCTTATGGAGCCCTTGGCGTACCCGTCGTTGAGAGAGACAACCGCCACAGGCTTTTCGTATCTGTTGGCAAGTTTTGCTGCCACGATACCTATAACTCCCACATGCCAGTTTTCTCCGGCAACCACTATAATGGGATCTTTCCACAGATCGTTCGCCTCGATTTTCTCGACTGCCTCTTTGTATATCTGCCTTTCGATTCTCCGGCGTTCGTTGTTCAACTCCATCAATCTCTCCACAACGCTTTCGGCTCTGGTAGGATCTTTCATCGTCAGCAACATAAAAGCATCCGTTGCACTTCCCATACGGCCCGCTGCGTTGAGGCGGGGAGCTATTTTGTAGCTGATATCGTGTGAGGTGAGCCTTTTCAGTCCAAGTTTCTCCAGGAGTTTTTTCAATCCCAGACGTTCTGTTTTCATGAGGAGTTCTATACCCTTTTTCACGAAATACCTGTTCTCATCTAGAAGGGACACCATATCGGCGACTGTTCCGAGGGCTACCAGTTCCAGGTACTTTTCGACATCGGGATATTTCAACACCTGGGCGAGAGCCTGTACAAGTTTGTAGGTTACCCCAACACCCGCAAGGTCCCTGAAGGGATAGTCTTCTTCTGGCACCTTTGGGTTCACAACGGCATCGGCGGGTGGAATGTCTCCATTCACTTCATGGTGATCGGTCACGATCACTTTCATACCGAGTCTTTTTGCCAGATCTATGGACTCAACGGCCGTGATTCCACAATCGACCGTCACAAGACAGGAGACTCCCATCTCCTTGAAGGAAAGAACGTTTTCCTTCTGAACGCCGTAGCCTTCTTCGATTCGATGGGGGATGTAGACGTCCACCTTCCAGCCGTTCTCTTCGAGAAACTCCTT
This DNA window, taken from Thermotoga sp. SG1, encodes the following:
- the recJ gene encoding single-stranded-DNA-specific exonuclease RecJ; amino-acid sequence: MKKWELSHPDEHAVKRISQHFGLSEIAARVLVNRGIDTEEAARSFLFTDEACQHDPFLFKDMGKAVETLLQVRSEGQLVLIHGDYDVDGITSAVVLKEFLEENGWKVDVYIPHRIEEGYGVQKENVLSFKEMGVSCLVTVDCGITAVESIDLAKRLGMKVIVTDHHEVNGDIPPADAVVNPKVPEEDYPFRDLAGVGVTYKLVQALAQVLKYPDVEKYLELVALGTVADMVSLLDENRYFVKKGIELLMKTERLGLKKLLEKLGLKRLTSHDISYKIAPRLNAAGRMGSATDAFMLLTMKDPTRAESVVERLMELNNERRRIERQIYKEAVEKIEANDLWKDPIIVVAGENWHVGVIGIVAAKLANRYEKPVAVVSLNDGYAKGSIRSYNGYDIMNAFSGDVLEIFDEIGGHSSAAGFSLRKEHLESFKEYIKNIALEMKDEKVLVDAEVSLNDIDERFIEDIQLLMPFGQGNPEPVLLFSDLLIEKIHFFGEDNSNVFLHLKDGERKLEVIGYNFKNLSNSFSALPVAPTRGSVVVNLRPMGDSLSYYLVSLDVKPVFRVKSKEVSSLLRKAKEEKILIRIPYPSKTKFLLSVKEETGGRLGIISLTNASAQNVSGCLARYSSSNASGYVNSVFTRGLENDIVVFTLVGFLKHLPLNDFDVFIVNEFQDFVSHNSNSQVQEFLNLLERHPGKFLFVSSMKNPALEDFLRNGEYEVVDLKTNELEEFLFSDQRGRFDLETLTGSSGFSIVVSEKRLIPDIYKKLGKKAVVYYAGMDLEKKLKVVGLIESGSARRAIFTSNTDGLPTHIKADIIFYDFPFSIYEIVDLLRRRTVINLCYSSQDMEKRRAELERLFPSPDKLEEIARATERTKDRTELEEILENDYGIKGNVLKDLYVDLIEELRSGKTPWRVLEGDLEKSVFEDTAFVLTEDLKNLYSFFRDRVIR